The proteins below are encoded in one region of Labeo rohita strain BAU-BD-2019 chromosome 15, IGBB_LRoh.1.0, whole genome shotgun sequence:
- the her13 gene encoding hairy-related 13 isoform X1, translating into MSPAARLRNSFGVEEEAFYVSKGDRKTRKPIVEKKRRARINESLQDLRSLLTDTDLQTKMENAEVLELTVKRVENILQTRSKETEAVNREASERFAAGYIQCMHEVHTFVSTCPGINATVAAELLNHLLECMPLNEDHLQEMIMELISEPHSSSGSRPAGEVLSPGGRIVSDLFSALSPSPSSPSSEDLCSDLEETETETSPASAKDSLNSSIITHKFMWRPW; encoded by the exons ATGTCACCCGCGGCTAGACTCAGAAACAGTTTCGGTGTGGAAGAGGAAGCATTTTATGTCTCTAAAGGTGACAGAAAG ACTCGAAAACCTATAGTGGAGAAAAAGAGGCGTGCGCGCATCAATGAAAGCCTGCAGGACCTCAGGTCACTACTTACAGATACCGAT TTGCAGACAAAAATGGAGAATGCAGAGGTGCTTGAACTAACAGTAAAACGAGTTGAGAACATCCTACAAACCCGTTCTAAGG AGACTGAAGCTGTGAATCGAGAGGCCAGTGAGAGATTTGCAGCAGGTTATATCCAGTGTATGCATGAGGTGCACACCTTTGTGTCCACATGCCCGGGGATCAACGCCACAGTGGCTGCAGAGCTGCTCAACCACCTGCTGGAGTGCATGCCATTAAATGAGGATCACCTTCAGGagatgatcatggagctcataTCAGAGCCTCACTCCTCCAGTGGATCACGGCCAGCTGGAGAGGTGCTAAGTCCAGGAGGCCGCATTGTGTCCGACCTATTTTCAGCTCTGTCCCCATCCCCATCCAGTCCTTCTAGTGAGGATCTCTGCTCTGACCTAGAGGAGACAGAGACCGAAACAAGTCCTGCATCAGCTAAGGACAGCCTGAACTCCTCCATCatcacacacaagtttatgtggCGGCCATGGTAG
- the her13 gene encoding hairy-related 13 isoform X2 — protein MSPAARLRNSFGVEEEAFYVSKGDRKTRKPIVEKKRRARINESLQDLRSLLTDTDTKMENAEVLELTVKRVENILQTRSKETEAVNREASERFAAGYIQCMHEVHTFVSTCPGINATVAAELLNHLLECMPLNEDHLQEMIMELISEPHSSSGSRPAGEVLSPGGRIVSDLFSALSPSPSSPSSEDLCSDLEETETETSPASAKDSLNSSIITHKFMWRPW, from the exons ATGTCACCCGCGGCTAGACTCAGAAACAGTTTCGGTGTGGAAGAGGAAGCATTTTATGTCTCTAAAGGTGACAGAAAG ACTCGAAAACCTATAGTGGAGAAAAAGAGGCGTGCGCGCATCAATGAAAGCCTGCAGGACCTCAGGTCACTACTTACAGATACCGAT ACAAAAATGGAGAATGCAGAGGTGCTTGAACTAACAGTAAAACGAGTTGAGAACATCCTACAAACCCGTTCTAAGG AGACTGAAGCTGTGAATCGAGAGGCCAGTGAGAGATTTGCAGCAGGTTATATCCAGTGTATGCATGAGGTGCACACCTTTGTGTCCACATGCCCGGGGATCAACGCCACAGTGGCTGCAGAGCTGCTCAACCACCTGCTGGAGTGCATGCCATTAAATGAGGATCACCTTCAGGagatgatcatggagctcataTCAGAGCCTCACTCCTCCAGTGGATCACGGCCAGCTGGAGAGGTGCTAAGTCCAGGAGGCCGCATTGTGTCCGACCTATTTTCAGCTCTGTCCCCATCCCCATCCAGTCCTTCTAGTGAGGATCTCTGCTCTGACCTAGAGGAGACAGAGACCGAAACAAGTCCTGCATCAGCTAAGGACAGCCTGAACTCCTCCATCatcacacacaagtttatgtggCGGCCATGGTAG